A section of the Pygocentrus nattereri isolate fPygNat1 chromosome 18, fPygNat1.pri, whole genome shotgun sequence genome encodes:
- the slc20a1b gene encoding sodium-dependent phosphate transporter 1-B isoform X1, with amino-acid sequence MVSTTLATVTLVSTLGLATQMPLTDYLWLLVVGFIIAFILAFSVGANDVANSFGTAVGSGVVTLKVACILATVFETLGSVLLGAKVSETIRKGIIDVNMYNGSEHVLMAGSVSAMVGSAVWQLLASFLKLPISGTHCIVGATIGYSLVAKGQQGVRWIELLRIVISWFLSPLLSGLMSAILFYFVRMFILQKKDPVPNGLKALPVFYAVTMGINLFSIMFTGAPMLGLDKLPWWGVLLISIGCAIITGIIVWFAVCPCLKKKIEREIKSSSPSESPLMEKREVVEAHCPILKTVPEEPMSTLASNNPQPVPPPEERRVTFDIGDSDDAETRETETSNGNALKAAHVQFNTGPTHVPSNGYSQYHTVHKDSGLYKDLLHKLHLAKVGDCMGEGGDRPIRRNNSYTSYTMAIIGLHGEIKPRDSDFRASEDGDKDKAGIQERKRIRMDSYTSYCNAVAENGTPDGLGDGEVTLQMGEEDRESSRSSLEEDRAEADKPEVSVLFQFLQILTACFGSFAHGGNDVSNAIGPLVALWLVYQSGSVESNAPTPIWLLLYGGVGICIGLWVWGRRVIQTMGKDLTPITPSSGFSIELASAVTVVVASNIGLPVSTTHCKVGSVVAVGWMRSRKAVDWRLFRNIFMAWFVTVPISGLISAAIMALFTYVIFG; translated from the exons ATGGTGTCGACAACTTTGGCTACAGTAACACTGGTGAGCACCCTCGGCCTGGCCACCCAGATGCCACTGACCGATTACCTGTGGCTACTGGTAGTTGGTTTCATTATAGCCTTCATCCTGGCCTTTTCCGTGGGTGCCAATGATGTCGCCAACTCCTTTGGCACTGCGGTGGGCTCTGGAGTGGTCACCCTGAAAGTAGCCTGCATCCTTGCTACTGTGTTTGAGACGCTGGGTTCTGTGCTGCTTGGAGCCAAGGTCAGCGAGACGATACGGAAAGGAATCATCGACGTGAACATGTACAACGGCTCGGAGCACGTTCTGATGGCTGGCTCAGTCAGTGCCATGGTTG GCTCTGCTGTATGGCAGTTACTGGCTTCTTTCCTGAAACTGCCCATTTCTGGGACCCACTGCATTGTGGGAGCCACCATTGGCTATTCATTGGTAGCAAAAGGTCAACAAGGAGTCAGATGGATTGAGCTTCTGCGAATTG TTATCTCTTGGTTCCTTTCCCCTCTTCTCTCTGGCCTGATGTCTGCCATTCTCTTCTACTTTGTCCGCATGTTTATCTTGCAGAAG AAGGATCCAGTGCCCAATGGCTTGAAAGCCTTGCCTGTCTTCTATGCCGTTACCATGGGAATCAACCTGTTCTCCATCATGTTTACTGGCGCGCCGA TGCTGGGATTAGATAAACTACCCTGGTGGGGAGTCCTGCTTATCTCCATCGGATGTGCCATCATCACCGGCATCATCGTCTGGTTTGCTGTTTGCCCCTGCCTCAAGAAAAAGATTGAAC GTGAGATCAAGTCTTCCAGCCCCTCAGAGAGCCCCCTGATGGAAAAGAGGGAGGTGGTGGAAGCACATTGTCCGATTCTCAAAACGGTTCCTGAGGAACCCATGTCCACACTGGCCTCAAATAACCCCCAGCCAGTGCCACCTCCTGAGGAGCGCAGGGTCACCTTTGACATCGGGGACTCAGACGATGCTGAAACAAGAGAGACGGAGACGAGCAATGGTAATG CTCTGAAGGCTGCTCATGTTCAGTTCAACACCGGCCCAACGCATGTGCCCAGCAACGGCTACAGCCAGTACCATACAGTCCATAAAGATTCTGGCCTTTACAAAGACCTGCTCCACAAACTGCACCTGGCCAAGGTGGGTGACTGCATGGGTGAGGGTGGAGACCGACCCATCCGCCGAAATAACAGCTACACCTCCTATACTATGGCCATCATCGGCCTGCACGGCGAGATCAAACCACGTGACTCCGACTTCCGGGCCTCTGAAGATGGAGACAAGGACAAGGCAGGCATTCAGGAGAGGAAGAGGATCCGCATGGACAGCTACACAAGCTACTGTAATGCTGTGGCTGAGAATGGCACCCCCGATGGCCTTGGAGACGGAGAGGTAACTCTGCAGATGGGCGAGGAGGACCGGGAGAGCAGCCGAAGCTCGTTAGAAGAGGATAGAGCTGAGGCAGATAAGCCAGAAGTTTCCGTTCTCTTCCAATTCCTGCAGATCCTTACTGCATGCTTTGGCTCCTTTGCTCATGGCGGAAACGACGTCAG TAACGCTATTGGTCCACTGGTGGCACTGTGGCTGGTCTATCAGAGCGGATCTGTGGAGTCTAATGCTCCAACTCCTATCTGGCTGCTGCTGTATGGTGGAGTGGGCATCTGCATTGGACTTTGGGTGTGGGGCCGTAGAGTCATCCAGACCATGGGCAAGGACCTGACCCCCATCACCCCATCCAG TGGGTTCAGCATCGAGTTGGCCTCTGCAGTCACTGTGGTGGTTGCCTCCAACATTGGTCTTCCTGTCTCCACTACCCACTGCAAG GTGGGTTCTGTGGTAGCTGTTGGTTGGATGCGCTCCCGGAAGGCCGTTGACTGGCGTTTGTTCAGGAATATCTTCATGGCCTGGTTTGTGACGGTGCCCATCTCTGGCCTCATCAGTGCCGCCATCATGGCTCTCTTCACTTACGTCATCTTCGGATGA
- the slc20a1b gene encoding sodium-dependent phosphate transporter 1-B isoform X2 — protein sequence MVSTTLATVTLVSTLGLATQMPLTDYLWLLVVGFIIAFILAFSVGANDVANSFGTAVGSGVVTLKVACILATVFETLGSVLLGAKVSETIRKGIIDVNMYNGSEHVLMAGSVSAMVGSAVWQLLASFLKLPISGTHCIVGATIGYSLVAKGQQGVRWIELLRIVISWFLSPLLSGLMSAILFYFVRMFILQKKDPVPNGLKALPVFYAVTMGINLFSIMFTGAPMLGLDKLPWWGVLLISIGCAIITGIIVWFAVCPCLKKKIEREIKSSSPSESPLMEKREVVEAHCPILKTVPEEPMSTLASNNPQPVPPPEERRVTFDIGDSDDAETRETETSNALKAAHVQFNTGPTHVPSNGYSQYHTVHKDSGLYKDLLHKLHLAKVGDCMGEGGDRPIRRNNSYTSYTMAIIGLHGEIKPRDSDFRASEDGDKDKAGIQERKRIRMDSYTSYCNAVAENGTPDGLGDGEVTLQMGEEDRESSRSSLEEDRAEADKPEVSVLFQFLQILTACFGSFAHGGNDVSNAIGPLVALWLVYQSGSVESNAPTPIWLLLYGGVGICIGLWVWGRRVIQTMGKDLTPITPSSGFSIELASAVTVVVASNIGLPVSTTHCKVGSVVAVGWMRSRKAVDWRLFRNIFMAWFVTVPISGLISAAIMALFTYVIFG from the exons ATGGTGTCGACAACTTTGGCTACAGTAACACTGGTGAGCACCCTCGGCCTGGCCACCCAGATGCCACTGACCGATTACCTGTGGCTACTGGTAGTTGGTTTCATTATAGCCTTCATCCTGGCCTTTTCCGTGGGTGCCAATGATGTCGCCAACTCCTTTGGCACTGCGGTGGGCTCTGGAGTGGTCACCCTGAAAGTAGCCTGCATCCTTGCTACTGTGTTTGAGACGCTGGGTTCTGTGCTGCTTGGAGCCAAGGTCAGCGAGACGATACGGAAAGGAATCATCGACGTGAACATGTACAACGGCTCGGAGCACGTTCTGATGGCTGGCTCAGTCAGTGCCATGGTTG GCTCTGCTGTATGGCAGTTACTGGCTTCTTTCCTGAAACTGCCCATTTCTGGGACCCACTGCATTGTGGGAGCCACCATTGGCTATTCATTGGTAGCAAAAGGTCAACAAGGAGTCAGATGGATTGAGCTTCTGCGAATTG TTATCTCTTGGTTCCTTTCCCCTCTTCTCTCTGGCCTGATGTCTGCCATTCTCTTCTACTTTGTCCGCATGTTTATCTTGCAGAAG AAGGATCCAGTGCCCAATGGCTTGAAAGCCTTGCCTGTCTTCTATGCCGTTACCATGGGAATCAACCTGTTCTCCATCATGTTTACTGGCGCGCCGA TGCTGGGATTAGATAAACTACCCTGGTGGGGAGTCCTGCTTATCTCCATCGGATGTGCCATCATCACCGGCATCATCGTCTGGTTTGCTGTTTGCCCCTGCCTCAAGAAAAAGATTGAAC GTGAGATCAAGTCTTCCAGCCCCTCAGAGAGCCCCCTGATGGAAAAGAGGGAGGTGGTGGAAGCACATTGTCCGATTCTCAAAACGGTTCCTGAGGAACCCATGTCCACACTGGCCTCAAATAACCCCCAGCCAGTGCCACCTCCTGAGGAGCGCAGGGTCACCTTTGACATCGGGGACTCAGACGATGCTGAAACAAGAGAGACGGAGACGAGCAATG CTCTGAAGGCTGCTCATGTTCAGTTCAACACCGGCCCAACGCATGTGCCCAGCAACGGCTACAGCCAGTACCATACAGTCCATAAAGATTCTGGCCTTTACAAAGACCTGCTCCACAAACTGCACCTGGCCAAGGTGGGTGACTGCATGGGTGAGGGTGGAGACCGACCCATCCGCCGAAATAACAGCTACACCTCCTATACTATGGCCATCATCGGCCTGCACGGCGAGATCAAACCACGTGACTCCGACTTCCGGGCCTCTGAAGATGGAGACAAGGACAAGGCAGGCATTCAGGAGAGGAAGAGGATCCGCATGGACAGCTACACAAGCTACTGTAATGCTGTGGCTGAGAATGGCACCCCCGATGGCCTTGGAGACGGAGAGGTAACTCTGCAGATGGGCGAGGAGGACCGGGAGAGCAGCCGAAGCTCGTTAGAAGAGGATAGAGCTGAGGCAGATAAGCCAGAAGTTTCCGTTCTCTTCCAATTCCTGCAGATCCTTACTGCATGCTTTGGCTCCTTTGCTCATGGCGGAAACGACGTCAG TAACGCTATTGGTCCACTGGTGGCACTGTGGCTGGTCTATCAGAGCGGATCTGTGGAGTCTAATGCTCCAACTCCTATCTGGCTGCTGCTGTATGGTGGAGTGGGCATCTGCATTGGACTTTGGGTGTGGGGCCGTAGAGTCATCCAGACCATGGGCAAGGACCTGACCCCCATCACCCCATCCAG TGGGTTCAGCATCGAGTTGGCCTCTGCAGTCACTGTGGTGGTTGCCTCCAACATTGGTCTTCCTGTCTCCACTACCCACTGCAAG GTGGGTTCTGTGGTAGCTGTTGGTTGGATGCGCTCCCGGAAGGCCGTTGACTGGCGTTTGTTCAGGAATATCTTCATGGCCTGGTTTGTGACGGTGCCCATCTCTGGCCTCATCAGTGCCGCCATCATGGCTCTCTTCACTTACGTCATCTTCGGATGA
- the stard7 gene encoding stAR-related lipid transfer protein 7, mitochondrial: protein MFPSVHRRPICSISARAVRLQCSSASREAHSAAHVKSGPVAWMGGSLGQLLTWLHKAGEGAGGVGKKKKEGLLTILANHCSFVTGQRLRRAFQIAELYSNLYSERTRWTLVGSIWRRLQGRHSQAGKLVAALAGVFMWEDEKIRDDEMRRCVWELEALDAVKKQAAVTGRGNPVQAETGWEIVIEKKAFKVWRRPIEGSHLFEYRVFGSYTDITPRQFFNVQLDTEYRKKWDALVIKLDVVDRDLNTGSEVIHWATHFPYPMYSRDYVYVRRYDVDLKNNLMVLVSRAVEHPGVPESQDFVRVHSYRSRMVIRPHKSFDENGFDYLLTYSDDPQTVFPRYCLSWMVSSGMPDFLEKLHVAALRAKNLEVSIHDYVGVMKPQQMPAERLEDGARTAGSAHVYA, encoded by the exons ATGTTTCCCTCCGTCCACCGTCGACCCATTTGCAGCATCAGTGCCCGTGCTGTCCGCCTGCAGTGCTCCAGTGCTTCCAGAGAGGCCCACAGTGCTGCACATGTCAAATCTGGCCCTGTTGCATGGATGGGTGGAAGTCTGGGCCAGCTTTTGACATGGCTCCACAAAGCAGGAGAAGGTGCAGGTGGGGttgggaagaagaagaaagaagggtTGCTGACCATCTTGGCCAACCACTGTAGTTTTGTGACCGGGCAGAGACTACGAAGAGCTTTTCAGATAGCTGAGCTGTACTCTAACCTTTACTCTGAAAGGACCAGGTGGACCCTGGTGGGCAGCATTTGGCGCCGACTGCAAGGCAGGCATTCCCAGGCTGGAAAACTCGTGGCTGCCCTGGCTGGGGTCTTCATGTGGGAAGATGAGAAGATAAGAGATGACGAAATGAGAAG ATGCGTGTGGGAGCTGGAGGCACTGGATGCTGTGAAAAAGCAGGCTGCTGTTACTGGCAGGGGGAACCCTGTGCAGGCAGAAACTGGCTGGGAGATTGTCATTGAGAAGAAAGCCTTCAAAGTCTGGAGGAGACCAATTGAAGGAAGCCACCTTTTTGAGTATAGAG tatTTGGTTCCTACACTGACATTACTCCCAGACAGTTCTTCAATGTTCAG TTGGACACTGAATACAGGAAGAAGTGGGATGCACTGGTCATCAAACTGGACGTTGTGGACAGGGATTTGAACACAGGTTCTGAGGTCATCCACTGGGCCACACATTTCCCA TATCCCATGTACTCCAGAGACTATGTCTATGTGCGGCGCTATGACGTGGACCTCAAGAACAACTTGATGGTCCTGGTGTCCCG AGCTGTGGAACACCCAGGCGTCCCTGAGTCACAGGACTTCGTTCGGGTTCACTCATACCGCTCCAGAATGGTCATCCGTCCGCACAAATCTTTTGATGAG AATGGCTTTGACTACCTGCTGACCTACAGCGATGACCCCCAGACGGTTTTTCCTCGCTACTGTCTGAGCTGGATGGTGTCCAGCG gTATGCCTGATTTCCTGGAAAAGTTGCACGTAGCAGCTCTGAGAGCAAAGAATCTAGAGGTCAGTATCCATGACTACGTGGGTGTGATGAAGCCTCAGCAGATGCCTGCGGAGCGGCTGGAGGACGGCGCTCGCACTGCGGGCTCCGCCCACGTTTATGCCTGA